TTTTACAGTCATTAATGAATCACACTCTTAATTTTTTGTAGAAGAGAGTTTTTCTCTTATTTTATGTTACTTACCACGCGCTTGTCCAAAAAAAGCTTTGCATAAACAAAACACTCTGAGCTTTCGAACCTACGCACCGAAGCAGCAACAACGTGAAATTGGTGATTATCAGCGGTAATTGTACAATATTATGATTTATAAGAGTTGTAAATCTTCACAGCAAGTACATGTTGTAATTCAATCACTCAGAATTCGTTGAGGTAGTCGATTTTATGGGTTATTGGTAAGATTCCCGAGAAATACGACCGACTTGCCGGTTGGAGGGAAAATTTCGCGTCCGTCAGCTGTGAAAGCTTATTGCCAACTGAGTATAATGGTATTGAATAGAGTTTTCAAGAGCAGGGAAGAGATATAGAAAGAGCGAACCGGCATCGCCAGAGTACCTTATGCAATTGCTCACGTTTGTTTACCAAGTGTTTCCCCATAAGtgatataaaaaaagtttggaTGAATGAACTTATCACATCCCATTGACAATTTCCAGAATGTGATAGTCCAACCATAATCGCCATGTCACTCTGATAATACACACTTATAGCCTCGCACTCCCATCATATCATTTCCGATCGTAAATTCCGAAATTACAAGCTAAAACTTATGGGCATGACGCATTCACTTATCAACTCAACCAAGCCGAAACGGTTACTATTGTTTATCCAAACTTAATTAGCTATGGATCATTGGGTTCTGTTTGCGTAACACcaataagaaaacaatttgCTCTACTATACAAAACCATGATCAGTTTGTTCTTTATCTTTTGTACAGtaaatacaaatatgtaaAGATATTAAGCTTGCTTAATGAGTCGCAATAAAGACGTAAATACGTAAttatagattaaaattaaaaatcatcaCATGAAAAGATACTTTACTTCATGTTTGGCAGCAAAACAACCTTCATCATGtaactaaaatataaaacaaactatTTTTTCACACAGtttatttatcaaaattaaatattaataatttagtcAACAAATGCCATTCATCATAGCAATGGGATGCGGTTAATAAATAGGGCACTGCACATAGAACAGAAAGCGGGAAGGGAGGGGGTCATTAAGAGTACATAGACTAGTGTGTACCTAAACCTAGGCTACAGTTACGGCTAAGGTGGTCAGGTTGGATCAGTAGGGCGATCAGTCCCTCGTGTGATCGCGTATCCAGTCCAGATATTCAGTGACACGAGTGTAGACACCTGGTGAAGGTatacaaattaatcaaaaatattaaagaggGTAAAGAATATATAGTAACTTACCAGGATAGCCAGGTTCGCCACACTTGTTGCCGAAGGAAACCACCCCCAGTTGCACCCAGTGGGAGTCATATCGCATCATCAGAGGACCGCCAGAGTCGCCCTAGAAAGGAAAGTAAACTAGAATCCTATCcctaaaatagaaaataatccTTTTAACCCACCTGACAGGCATCCACTCCGCCATCCGAGTACCCGGCGCAAATAAAGTTCTCGTTGATGGGCTGGAAGTAACTGCGATCGCAGTCCTCGTTCCTCCAAATGGGTAGCTCCGCCTGCCGCTGGCTGGTGGACTCCTTGCCGCCGTAATAGGTGGTTCCCCAGCCCACGACGGTGGCCCTGCGACCTGGCAGTCGCTCCTTGGGCGGCATCCGAACTCCCTTGGGCAGGCAGACGGGGATCACATACTTGGACTTCCTCACCGGTTTGTCCAGCACCAGAATGGCAATATCGTTGTAGAAACCAATGCGGGAGAAGCTAAAGTTACacagaaaattataatataaatattttaatggaaGACCTTAACCCACCGCTCATGGGTTCGCACTTCCTTCACAGCAAAGGTCACGGGATCAGAGGGTTCGGCATCCGTGGAGAGATCGATGTCACCCAATCGCACTGTAAACTGACGGGCAGCAAATCTAAAAGTGATCAAAAGTTAATAACCATGGAATAGAAATCCCAATCCTTGCCTTACGGTTTCTGTCGCGAATCTCGGGTACAATGGGCCGCAGTGAGGATGTACTTGGAACCAATCAGGGAGCCACCGCACCAGAACTCCGTGCGTTTGGGTCCATGGAGGAAAATGGCCGCCATCCAAGGCCACTGACCATTGGGGGCCTCCACTCCGCCCACAATTCTGCCCGTGGAGTACTCCTGCTGGCCGCACTCATCGGGATCCACGATATTGTTGCCGATCTCATCCAGACCCTCGGGTTCCAGTGGCACCTCCGTTGTGGTGGTCGTCGTGGTGGTTGGCGGTTTCTTCTGGGGAATCAAAACAAGTCCCGAAGTGGGTCGCGTGGTGGGTCGAACGGTAATCTTCTTCGTGGGCAGCGTGGTGGCCTTTGTAGTGCTCGTCGTAGTGGTTGTAGGTCGAGTGGTCAGTCTCAGAGGTTTCTGGGTGGTCAAAACGGTGGAGGATGCCGAAATGGGGCAACACACGCCCGGCACATAGAGGCTCTTGAAGCACAGCGATTCCCTCAGGCTGCTGAGATTGAGCAGCAGGGCGGGACAACTGCTGAGATCCTCGCAGCGACCTCTCCTTCCACTTGGAGTCTTACAGTAGTTCTCCACATCCTTGCCGGTTcccgcatcatcatcattactTTCGTCCTGATCCAGCTTATCCAAGGCACTCAGGGTAATCGAAGCTTCTGTGGTGGTGGAGGTGCTAGTTGTGGTGGTTCTCGGAGTTGTGGGTATCTTGATCTTCTGCTGCGATTGAGCTCCAGTTGGAATTTGGACTAATTCTTCACTGGGCTTCTTCACCTTCTGCTTGTTcttgttcttcttctttttcttcttcagctTGAGCTCCTTGTTCTCCACAAACATGGGAGCAGAGTCATCGTTGCCAATTCTCTTGGTGGCCACCTGGATAACACTCAGATTGGCGGGCTTGCCAGCTGGTAGCAAACTATTGGCAGAGAGTGTAATGGGCAGGGGGTCCATCAGTTTGCCCGAGACTCCGGGAAGTGGTTCCGATTTTCCCTGAGGAGAGGAGGATACGGTAGAGGAGGGAGCCAACTCAGTGGTGCTGGAAACACTGCTCTCCTCGCCAGTCTTATCCTCACTCTTCTCTTTTTCAACCCCCTCCGTTTTGGCCTGATCCTGACCACCGCGCGTGATGTCCACCAGCATGTGACCCACATGATTGAGGGCGCCCAGGGTCTCCGAGATGCGATTGAAGGTGGACTGGGAGAGCAGGCGGGGCAGGGATTCGTTGCTGCCCTCCGACTGCTCCTCATCGCTGTCGTAGTACTCGCTTGAACCCTCGACATCGTCGTCTTCCTCATCCTCGTAGGTGGAGCTGGACTGACTGCTGCCACTGGCACTGCCACTACTGGCGGAGCTCTGACCCAAGTCCTCGCTCAACTGGCGACCCAGTCGTCGGTCGTGCAGGTGCGGCTGAAAGAAAGACGCTGCCTTAAGGGTTAAAGTTGTGAATGTCCGTGCACAGCGTACCGCATCTTGATCACACTTACCGTCGTTGGTCAAATGCTGCGGCTGCTCCTCATCGTTGGCGTCAACCGATTGCCCGCAAGCAAGAGTTCCCAAAGAGAGTACTGAAAAGGAGAAGGAAAATTGTTAGTAAAGTTtggatttaattaataaaaatttaaaacttaaattattttagatgcttattattttctttgttaaataataatttaataggaacttaaatatatatattcaatcAAATGCAAAGAAAAAACGATAATTTGCAAgataaatttttctaaaaacatatataataaattcaatggaaaataataaatgactGGAAATGAATAAATGAAAGGTCCGTATTATCACACTATTGTTCTACGGAATCTAATTGTGTACAATTCAGATAAGATAGTTGAATTGataaattattgattttatttgatagcAACGATTCGCTATCATTACActttacttattaaaaaaataatatttattaattatggtattttttttggataaCAAATAACAACATATAGTTAAGTCTTCTGTATTTTTCTACAGCtctaaaagtaaacaaaacacTTTTTAAGCAATTGTTTAGTGCACTTGCAGTTCCCCCTTTTAGAGTTATGAAACGCACAGTTGGCCACCATTTGGTTACACAGTTTGAAAGCAGGAAGCACTGCAGATCCGCGATCTCCCGACTGACCCAGCTCACTTCAAGCCGAACAATAGCCCTATGCAAAGTCTCTTCGTCTTCGCCGGTTGAATAATGTCACAAATTGGCATTACGCATCTGCAAAGCGAGCCACCGCCCCACCTCCCTTGTCCCTTAAATAAGAAAGTATGTCGTTGTTCAACTGAAgcatttaatgtttatttagttttgtgtttattttgcttGGCTGCCGTGACATAATCTCAGTTCGTTTGGCTTGGATTGCTAGGGgttttttgtggtatttttggtgggcttgtctctttttgcttaATGACTCGACATTTTTTTCGGCGGAGAAGATCGCATCGATGAGGAACTTCCTCCCGGGCGATTCTTTATGTAAGTTAAAAGCGCCTTCAAGGTCGCCGAAAGATTTCACCTCGCAGcgaaggaaaacaaaattgattATCTCGCAGTGATTTGGGTTAAGCTGCTACAGTTTCGGTTTTATTTCGCCTCTTTCtgctttattttgattttcttgttttgcttttatgcCAGATTCGAAGGCGGCTCATTAACATTTTTCGAGGTGTGCACTGCAACTTTGCCACTTTCACTTGGAATAAAATTGCCCATACCAAATGGCAATGCTTCATTTCGTTGCTGCTCGCCCCAACACAATGAAATATTGGCCAATTATAGGGCTTATACAGAAATGATTTCTTGGGAAAAGTGAATGCCCCTGGCGCCCTAGACAGACTAAGCACATTCGTCATGGATATGTGTGCTCTCTTTTCGGTTCATTGTTGTTCGGTTCGGCTCGGGCTTTTGTGCATTTTGACCCAAAAAGATGTCACACATTCCTTTCaaagaaaaaagtgaaaattgtaCTACCAATTCTTTAATAAGGTGCcaataattcaaaattattcaccgccatttttatattaaatttcaaaatttgcaataaaacatttttggaattttaaagacTCACCTAATTGATTCGTAAATCATTAAACTTGAAATTACAAACTACCAAATAATTTATAGATCGTCACTTCATTAATAATCAATTTATCTAATGTATTGACTTTGtcttaagtaatttaattcttttaatatttgaacCACAAGATTAATTCAATCACTTAAAAGTTTAACTAAACCTTGAGGTAAAACATCCAATTCTCTAAAACCTTAGGTATAAAGCCAACACCAGGAATCTCGTAAGCTCCAGCCAACCAATTTCCCTGTAATTGCGCGGCAAACGAAAGTGAAAATCCCCCAATAAAGCAGTTGAGATGTCAACGCTGCCACGGCTGCTGCTGGAAAATTACAAACTAATCCCCCCGGGGGATCGAAAGAAACGCAGCACAGCAGCTGCATTAACTTCCGAAGCAGTAGAAATAACATAAAATTGAACACTTCATGGTCAGGCCTTCATCGGCAAAGCTGGCAAACCTGGAGTTTTGGCACCGGCAACGGCCAAAACGGCCAGCAAATGGCCAACAAACAGCGGCGTTGACAAGTTTTTTCTCtctctattttttgttgttgcataATAGATGGTCAAGCCTGGCGTTGCGGTAATACCAAGAAACACGTACACAGGTGTAATGTTCGGGCCAGGGGAGATCTCCCCGATTGGCCTTGGTGTCCGCATCTATGTGATTTGCATGCCAGCTGGTTTTTCTGTCCGTCTCTGACGTCACCGAGCGGAAGTTTTATTGGCGGCGTTGGGCAGGCAAAGAAAGTTGCAAGCCACCTCACGTTGCACGAATcacgatgatgacgatgacaaTCACaatcacacaaaaaaacaaaccccaATCATCAGCTGCATTCGGACTTTCGTCGGATGCGcaagttcgttgcctaagtcttttgttttcctttgttACTTTTTTGCGCACCGCATTAGCACAAATTAACCATAAGCCGATCATAAATTGTTACCAAATGATTTTTTGGAATGCCCAAAACTAGGTTAATTATCTGTTAATTTCGGGGCCtgattttatgttattttgtCTGATTTTAATACCAACCCAGGCAGAGCAGCAACACCTTCGTTTGCATCTTGCCGAACATCAACTTGAAATGCAGTTTCCGTTTTCAGTTCACGAAGCCCTCGAACATTTGCCGAAAAATGTGGTAGTTTCGTtcacttttttgtttactatTATTTAACACACTCGACGAAAGGCGATGACGAACGAACCCAACGAAAACGACTCTGAGCGAAAATGAAAGTGTTAAAAAGTGTTAAGCTGCGGCGACGTTTTTCTTCGGTTTCGTTATCTCGGCTTAGCTGAACCACAATTTAGCCTTGGTGTAAACTTTTACGAGCTGCCAATtggtttaattgaattttgtaatatttatttttatattacgcCCCGAACAGATTGCGAAACGGCTGTGAAAAGTGCAcgaatttcacttttttattccCAGCTCGAATTAAACAAGGTGCTTTAAACTTAAACAGCTTCAGTTTATGGCTTATGATGGGTTTATTTTGGGGCCTTttaaagggttttttttttttgtaactcgATGTTTGGAGCGGAGTGCGGCCTGCTTCCGTGTGCCGTTGCTGCCCGAGTTCGACTGAaattgaaactgaaactgcaaAAGCCGAAGACAACATcaggccagcagcaacaacataaCATTTTGTGGCGTCGTCGTTGTCAGGCAGCTTTAGCTTTGGcctttattgttgttattg
This portion of the Drosophila takahashii strain IR98-3 E-12201 chromosome 3R, DtakHiC1v2, whole genome shotgun sequence genome encodes:
- the LOC108064329 gene encoding uncharacterized protein; this encodes MQTKVLLLCLVLSLGTLACGQSVDANDEEQPQHLTNDASFFQPHLHDRRLGRQLSEDLGQSSASSGSASGSSQSSSTYEDEEDDDVEGSSEYYDSDEEQSEGSNESLPRLLSQSTFNRISETLGALNHVGHMLVDITRGGQDQAKTEGVEKEKSEDKTGEESSVSSTTELAPSSTVSSSPQGKSEPLPGVSGKLMDPLPITLSANSLLPAGKPANLSVIQVATKRIGNDDSAPMFVENKELKLKKKKKKNKNKQKVKKPSEELVQIPTGAQSQQKIKIPTTPRTTTTSTSTTTEASITLSALDKLDQDESNDDDAGTGKDVENYCKTPSGRRGRCEDLSSCPALLLNLSSLRESLCFKSLYVPGVCCPISASSTVLTTQKPLRLTTRPTTTTTSTTKATTLPTKKITVRPTTRPTSGLVLIPQKKPPTTTTTTTTEVPLEPEGLDEIGNNIVDPDECGQQEYSTGRIVGGVEAPNGQWPWMAAIFLHGPKRTEFWCGGSLIGSKYILTAAHCTRDSRQKPFAARQFTVRLGDIDLSTDAEPSDPVTFAVKEVRTHERFSRIGFYNDIAILVLDKPVRKSKYVIPVCLPKGVRMPPKERLPGRRATVVGWGTTYYGGKESTSQRQAELPIWRNEDCDRSYFQPINENFICAGYSDGGVDACQGDSGGPLMMRYDSHWVQLGVVSFGNKCGEPGYPGVYTRVTEYLDWIRDHTRD